The Acidobacteriota bacterium genome contains the following window.
CGGATCACCAGCACCTCGCCTTCCTTGTAGGCGCGTTCGGACACCGCCTTGAAACAGGCCGCCTCGCCGTCAAATACGCGCGCCGGGCCGGTGAAGGTCAGGTTTGCGAGACCGGCGACCTTCACGATCGCGCCATCCGGCGCCAGCGATCCCCAGAGACCGACGACGCCGCCATTCGGAGAGATCGGATCATGCGCTTCGCGGATGACCTTCTGGTTCTTGTTGAACACCACGTCCTTGATGTTCTCCGCCACCGTCTTGCCGGTCACGGTCATGCAGTCCCCGTGGATGAGGCCCGCGTCGTACAGCGTGCGCAGCAGCATCGGCACGCCGCCCGCTTCACCGAAGTCCTTAGCCACATACTCGCCGCCCGGCTTCAGGCTGACGATGTACGGCGTCTTCGCAAAGATTTCGGCGACATCCTTGAGGTCAAACTGCACGCCGCATTCATGCGCCATCGCCGGCAGGTGCAGCGCCGCATTGGTCGATCCGCCCGTCGCGGCCACCACGACCGCCGCATTCTCGAAGGCCTTGCGCGTACAGATATCCCGTGGGCGGATGTTCTTTTCGATGAGGTGCATCACCGCCTTGCCGCTCTCGACGCAGTAGGCGTCGCGGTCGAGGTTCGGGGCCGGCAGCGCCGAGGAAAGCGGCAGCGCGAGGCCGATCGCTTCGGAAACGCAGGCCATCGTATTCGCCGTGAACTGGCCGCCGCAGGCGCCGTCACCCGGGCAGGCCAGCTTCTCGATGGCATGCAGCTTCGCTTCGGTCATCTCGTTCGATCCAGCCGCATGCGCGCCAACCGCCTCGAACACGTCCATCACCGTGATGTCCTTGCCTTCGAAATGCCCCGGCATGATCGAGCCGCCATAGATGAACACCGACGGCACGTTCAGCCGCAGCATCGCCATCATCATGCCCGGCAGCGACTTGTCGCAGCCCGCCACGCCAACCAGCGCATCATAGGAATGTCCGCGCATCGTCAGCTCGACCGAGTCCGCGATCACCTCGCGGCTGACCAGCGACGAGCGCATGCCTTCGTGGCCCATGGCGATGCCGTCGGTCACGGTGATGGTGCAGAACTCGCGCGGCGTACCATCGGCCGCCTTCACACCTTTGCTCGCCGCATGTGCCTGGCGCATCAGCGCGGTGTTGCACGGCGCCGCTTCGTTCCAGCACGACGCCACGCCCACGAAGGGCTTCTGGATGTCCTTCGTCGACAGGCCCATCGCGTAATAATAGCTGCGGTGCGGCGCGCGCTCCGGCCCTTCGGTCACGTGGCGCGAGGGCAGGCGGGACTTGTCCCATTTCTTGGTCATCGGCGGTTTCCAATCAGAGTTTCAAAAGGCCCTAGCGCGCAATTTCCTTCCGGAAAAGAGCCTATTCGTCGCCATAAATGGCGACCTTTGCCCCGGAGGCGTCAATCTG
Protein-coding sequences here:
- the ilvD gene encoding dihydroxy-acid dehydratase — translated: MTKKWDKSRLPSRHVTEGPERAPHRSYYYAMGLSTKDIQKPFVGVASCWNEAAPCNTALMRQAHAASKGVKAADGTPREFCTITVTDGIAMGHEGMRSSLVSREVIADSVELTMRGHSYDALVGVAGCDKSLPGMMMAMLRLNVPSVFIYGGSIMPGHFEGKDITVMDVFEAVGAHAAGSNEMTEAKLHAIEKLACPGDGACGGQFTANTMACVSEAIGLALPLSSALPAPNLDRDAYCVESGKAVMHLIEKNIRPRDICTRKAFENAAVVVAATGGSTNAALHLPAMAHECGVQFDLKDVAEIFAKTPYIVSLKPGGEYVAKDFGEAGGVPMLLRTLYDAGLIHGDCMTVTGKTVAENIKDVVFNKNQKVIREAHDPISPNGGVVGLWGSLAPDGAIVKVAGLANLTFTGPARVFDGEAACFKAVSERAYKEGEVLVIRYEGPKGGPGMREMLSTTAALYGQGMGDKVALITDGRFSGATRGFCVGHVGPEAADGGPIGLLRDGDIITLDAIKGTIDVRLTPAELADRKRDWKPRKTMYGSGALQKFVKLVGPAHQGAVTHPGFEGEDHVYADI